Below is a window of Streptomyces sp. NBC_00223 DNA.
CGTCGGCACCACCAAGGCCAACGGCGACGAGGGCAATGACCGGGACAACCTCGACCTGCCAGGCAACTACCACTCGCTGATCGACCAGGCCGCCGCCGTCGGCAACGACAAGCTGGCCCTGGTCATCCAGTCCGACGGCCCGGTGAAGATCGACGACGAGCAGGGGAAGGCAGCCTCGATCGTCTTCAGCGGCTACAACGGCCAGGCCCAGGGCACCGCGCTCGCCGACGTGCTCTTCGGCCGGCAGAACCCCTCGGGGCACCTCAACTTCACCTGGTACAAGGACGACTCGCAGCTGCCCGACAAGCAGAACTACGGTCTGACCCCCGGCGCGACCGGCGGCCTCGGCCGTACGTACCAGTACTTCACCGGCACCCCGACCTACCCCTTCGGCTACGGCCTGAGCTACAGCACGTTCGCGTACTCGAACGTCACGGCGGACCGGACACAGATCACACCGGACGGCTCGGTCAGGATCGGCGTGGACGTGAAGAACACCGGCAGGACGGCCGGCGCCACCGTCGTACAGCTCTACGCGGCCACGCCGTTCACCGTGCCGGGCGTCGAACTGCCCAAGAAGCGGCTTGCGGGCTTCGCCAAGACCGAGGTGCTGGCGCCGGGCCGGAGCCAGCACGTGACCCTCACGGTCAAGGCCGCCGACCTCTCCTCCTGGGACGCCGCCCACTCCCGGCAGACGGTCCTCAACGGGAGCTACCGCTTCCAGGCGGGCCCCGACTCCGCGCATGTCTCCGGCACCGCGACCGTGCGGATCAGCGGCACCCTCACCCCGAAGGTACGGTACGTCACCGTGCAGCCGGAGAGCGTCGTCCACGACGCCGGTGACACCTTCAGCCTGACCGCCAGGAACAAGTGGATCAAGGACGACACCGACCCGGCGCGCGAGCAGCGCGATCTGTCCCTGACCGCTGACCACGTGGTCGAGGCCGTCAACACCGACCAGACCTTCGTCGACCTGGGACACACGAAGGTCACCTACCGCAGCAGCGCCCCGGCGGTCGCCACTGTCGACAAGGACGGCACCGTGCACGCGGTGGCCGACGGCGTCGCCACCATCTCGGCGACCGTCGGCGGTGTCACCGGCTCCACCGCGATCGTGGTCCGCAACTCGCTGACGCTCAAGGCCCTGCCGATCGCCGAGGCAGGTTCCACGCTGACCGCGACCACCACCTACACCAACGGCGGCACCTCCGCGGCGACGAATGTCACGGTCGCGCTGGACACCCCGGCGGGCTGGACCGCCACCGCCACCACCCCGGCGAGCTTCCCCCAGGTCCCGGCGGGCCAGAAGGTCACCACCAGTTGGAAGGTGGCCGTGCCCGACGGCACCGATCCGGACTCCTTCACCCTGAACGCCACCGTCACCGCACCCGGCGGCGAGATCGGCGCCCAGGCCCCGGTGACCGTGCCGTACGACTCGCTGACCGCCGCCTACAACAACTCCGGCATCAGCGACGACGACCACACCACCACCGGCAGCCTCGACGGAGAGGGCGCGAGCTTCTCGCTCCAGGCGCTCGCGGCGGCCGGCTGGACGGCGGGCCACAACACCGACCACGACGGCGTGTCCTTCCCCTGGCCCGCCACCGCGGGCACCGGAAAGCCGGACAACGTCGTGGCCGGCGGCCAGGCCGTCGAGATCACCGGCAGCGGCGGCAAACTGGGCTTCGTCGGCACCAGCGCCTTCGGCGCGACCTCCGGCACCGGCACCGTCGTCTACACCGACGGCACCACCCAGACGTACGCGCTCGCGCTCGCCGACTGGTGGTCCGGATCGGCCGCGCAGGGCAGCGACATCGCGGGCAGCACGCCGTATCTCAACAACGGCGGCGGGCAGCAGAACCAGACCGTGCACATCTACGCCTCCACCGTGGATCTGCTGCCGGGCAAGACCGTACGGGCCATCACCCTGCCGAACGTCAGCAAGACCCAGGTCGACCACCAGGTGGCCATGCACCTGTTCTCCATCGCGATCGGCGGCTGATCCCCTCCGGTCCGCGTGAGCGGGGGCCGGCCGCGCATCCGCGGCCGGCCCTCCGCGGTGCGTCACGCGCGGAAGCGCCCGGCGCGCGTGAAAGCATGGCCGACCGTACCGATCCGCGCGGGCGGCGGGACTGTCGGCGGCACGTGCGATCCTCCTGACAGGGCAGGAGGATCGCGGTGAACGGGAGTGCCGGGCGGTCGGAGGACCGCTGTTCATCCGGCATCGTCCGGAAATCGCCGCGCCGGAGCGAACAGCTCGGGAGATTCTGCCTGAACTTTGTCATAAGCCAAGGCTCTTGACGGGCGGAACGGCAGGAAGGCACGGTGCGGTGGACCGTACTCACATAACCCCGGGGGTCATGATCGACACGCCAGTGAACCTGCGCGAGGTGGGACGGCTGCGGGTCCTCGAGGCCCTGCACAGCACCGCGCGCAGCAGCCGTCCCGAACTGGTACGGGTCACCGGCCTGTCCAGGGCCACCGTCTCCTCGCTGATCGCCGATCTGATCGCGGTCGGCCTGGTCACCGAGGACGAGGGCCCCGAGGAACCGGAGCCGCGGCGCACCGGCCGTCCCGCGCAGTCGCTGTCCCTGGTGCCGAGCGCCGGGTACGCGATCGGCGCGGACATCGGCCACCAGCACATCCGGGTGATCCTCTGCGACCTGTTCGGCGCGGTGCTGTGGGAGCACTGGGTGGCCAAGGAGGTGGACCGGGCCCCCGAGGAGACCCTCGACCTGGTCGCCGTCCTGGTCGCCCGCGCCCTCCAGGAGACCGGCGTGGCCCGCTCCCGGGTGCTCGGCATCGGCGCGGGCATCGCCTCCCCCGTCGAGAAGGGCAGCGGCGCGCTCGGCGCCGAGGGCATCATGCCCGGCTGGGTGGGGATGCGGCTGCCCGACGAACTGCGCCGCCGCACCTCACTGCCGGTCCGCGTCACCAACGACGCCAACGCCGGGGCGCTCGCCGAGCGGATGTACGGCGCCGGACGGCAGTCCGGCGACATGGTCTACGTCCGGCTGTCCGCCGGGATAGGCGCCGGCATCGTCAGCAACGGGCGGCTGCTGCTCGGGGCACGCGGCCTCGCGGGCGAGATCGGCCACCTCCCGCTGATCACCGACGGGCTCATCTGCCGCTGCGGCAACCGCGGCTGCCTGGAGACCGTGGCCAGCCCGGTCGCCATCGCCCGCCTGCTGTCCGACAGTTGGGGCCACCATGTGGCGGCCCGCGACCTGCCCGCGCTGATCGAGCAGCGCAACACCGGCGCCCTGCGGGCCATAAGGGACGCGGGCGACGCGGTCGGCCGCGCGCTGTCCACCCTGGTCACGCTGCTCAACCCGAGCCTGATCGTGGTCGGCGGGGACCTCGCGGGGGCGGGCGAGGACATCCTGGAGCCGATGCGGGCCGGCGTACGGCGGCACACCCTGCCCTCGGCGTCCCACGGCCTCAAGATCGTCACCGGGGGTCTGGGCGACGGCGCCGAAGTCAGGGGAGCCGCCGGCCTGGTGCTGGCCGACGCGCCCCAACTGCTCTCCGCGACGCCGGGAGAGGTGGCGGAACCGGCG
It encodes the following:
- a CDS encoding ROK family protein, which encodes MIDTPVNLREVGRLRVLEALHSTARSSRPELVRVTGLSRATVSSLIADLIAVGLVTEDEGPEEPEPRRTGRPAQSLSLVPSAGYAIGADIGHQHIRVILCDLFGAVLWEHWVAKEVDRAPEETLDLVAVLVARALQETGVARSRVLGIGAGIASPVEKGSGALGAEGIMPGWVGMRLPDELRRRTSLPVRVTNDANAGALAERMYGAGRQSGDMVYVRLSAGIGAGIVSNGRLLLGARGLAGEIGHLPLITDGLICRCGNRGCLETVASPVAIARLLSDSWGHHVAARDLPALIEQRNTGALRAIRDAGDAVGRALSTLVTLLNPSLIVVGGDLAGAGEDILEPMRAGVRRHTLPSASHGLKIVTGGLGDGAEVRGAAGLVLADAPQLLSATPGEVAEPA
- a CDS encoding glycoside hydrolase family 3 C-terminal domain-containing protein, which produces MDKRQRRRAGLAAVCAMACAAGLSATYGGTAAAQTPRPQASGGHTSGNQVPGAKAAATPVYLDTHYSFEERAADLVSRMTLQEKVQQLSTNSGPAIPRLGVQQYTYWSEGQHGVNQLGADQNNGGVQGGVHATSFPTNFASSMTWDKNLMYQESTAISDEVRGFLDKSLFGTGQNNLGPSADDYGSLTYWAPTVNLDRDPRWGRTDEAFGEDPYFVGQMAGQFIDGYQGNNPDGTSKTGYLKVAATAKHYALNNVEDNRTGISSDVDDTDLRDYYTAQFRDLIEDAHVAGLMTSYNAINGTPSVSDTYTTNELAQRTYGFNGYITSDCGAVGTNWRQFPGGHDWAPPGWTTDHKADPTWTETATGAKISGQAGGQAYALRAGTDLNCTGDEATTANIQEAIRSGALSEGVVDTALVHVFTIRMRTGEFDPPDQVAYTNITKDQIESPAHQALAAKVADNSLVLLKNDRPGSARTALLPADPARTKKVVVLGDLANTTSLGLYSGEPTHQTSPAQGIRDAVYAADSTASVVYDAAGTSSTATGAAVLSDKTQAAIKAADLVVVVVGTTKANGDEGNDRDNLDLPGNYHSLIDQAAAVGNDKLALVIQSDGPVKIDDEQGKAASIVFSGYNGQAQGTALADVLFGRQNPSGHLNFTWYKDDSQLPDKQNYGLTPGATGGLGRTYQYFTGTPTYPFGYGLSYSTFAYSNVTADRTQITPDGSVRIGVDVKNTGRTAGATVVQLYAATPFTVPGVELPKKRLAGFAKTEVLAPGRSQHVTLTVKAADLSSWDAAHSRQTVLNGSYRFQAGPDSAHVSGTATVRISGTLTPKVRYVTVQPESVVHDAGDTFSLTARNKWIKDDTDPAREQRDLSLTADHVVEAVNTDQTFVDLGHTKVTYRSSAPAVATVDKDGTVHAVADGVATISATVGGVTGSTAIVVRNSLTLKALPIAEAGSTLTATTTYTNGGTSAATNVTVALDTPAGWTATATTPASFPQVPAGQKVTTSWKVAVPDGTDPDSFTLNATVTAPGGEIGAQAPVTVPYDSLTAAYNNSGISDDDHTTTGSLDGEGASFSLQALAAAGWTAGHNTDHDGVSFPWPATAGTGKPDNVVAGGQAVEITGSGGKLGFVGTSAFGATSGTGTVVYTDGTTQTYALALADWWSGSAAQGSDIAGSTPYLNNGGGQQNQTVHIYASTVDLLPGKTVRAITLPNVSKTQVDHQVAMHLFSIAIGG